One window of Cystobacter fuscus DSM 2262 genomic DNA carries:
- the xdhB gene encoding xanthine dehydrogenase molybdopterin binding subunit, translated as MSSLPSSSPDFASTPEGVPARSPLHAPAPHESGLRHTSGEALYVDDMPEPRGLLTGHLVTSPHAHARLLRVDATKARALPGVVAVLVAGDIPGHNQVGPVIQDEPLLADGEVHFVGQTVALVLAEGASVARRAAALVEVEYEPLPALLSVKAAVEAGAFLSEPHVIRRGAPRDALAAAPVRLSGECMTGAQDHFYLETQVTLAVPGEDGAVHLWCSTQHPTEVQTLVAEVLGTGRHQVVVEVPRMGGAFGGKETQAAPFACLAALGARATGRPVKVWLNRDEDMARTGKRHPFWGRYDAGFDETGRLLALVVELVSDGGWSTDLSRAILDRALFHLDNAYFVPELEFTGRVARTNLPSNTAFRGFGGPQGMFVMEEVLNHAAERLGLDPASVRERNYYRDAPHHLAPYGQAVVGNRLSRLHSELMASSDYARRRAEIEAFNAASRWTKRGIGFQPVKFGISFTTGFLNQAGALVSVFTDGSVQLNHGGTEMGQGLHTKMRAVCAHELGVLPERVRVMHTATDKVPNTSATAASSGSDLNGQAVKQACEVIRERLRPVAARLLKLESLGDLAAIAFSGGQVFHAARPLRTVRFAEVVHAAYLDRVSLSATGYYATPDITYDRSTGRGKPFHYYAFGSAVVEVEVSGLTGEHRVRRVDVLEDVGTSLVPSIDRGQVEGGFIQGLGWLTSEEVLFDAKGRLVTHSPDTYKIPAVGDAPEDFRVHLLERAPQDNTIHGSKAVGEPPFMLALGVVTALRQAIAAFGPPRTPVSLASPATPEAILRAVAAVRAAS; from the coding sequence ATGAGTTCGCTTCCTTCGTCTTCCCCCGATTTCGCCTCCACCCCCGAGGGAGTGCCGGCCCGCTCGCCCCTGCATGCCCCGGCTCCGCACGAGAGCGGCCTGCGCCACACGAGCGGTGAGGCGCTCTACGTGGATGACATGCCGGAGCCGCGCGGCCTGTTGACGGGGCACCTGGTCACCTCGCCCCACGCGCACGCGCGCCTGCTGCGGGTGGACGCCACGAAGGCCCGGGCCCTGCCCGGCGTGGTCGCGGTGCTCGTGGCCGGGGACATTCCCGGTCACAACCAGGTGGGCCCCGTCATCCAGGACGAGCCCCTGCTGGCCGACGGCGAGGTGCACTTCGTCGGGCAGACGGTGGCGCTGGTGTTGGCGGAGGGGGCGAGCGTCGCCCGCCGGGCCGCCGCGCTGGTGGAGGTGGAGTACGAGCCGCTGCCCGCGTTGCTCTCGGTGAAGGCGGCGGTGGAGGCGGGGGCCTTCCTGTCGGAGCCGCACGTCATCCGCCGGGGCGCGCCACGGGACGCGCTCGCCGCCGCGCCGGTACGTCTGTCCGGCGAGTGCATGACGGGGGCACAGGATCACTTCTACCTGGAGACGCAGGTGACGCTCGCGGTGCCGGGCGAGGACGGCGCGGTCCACCTGTGGTGTTCCACCCAGCACCCCACCGAGGTGCAGACGCTGGTGGCGGAGGTCCTCGGCACGGGGCGGCACCAGGTGGTGGTGGAGGTGCCGCGCATGGGCGGAGCCTTCGGCGGCAAGGAGACGCAGGCGGCGCCCTTCGCGTGCCTGGCGGCCCTGGGCGCGCGGGCCACGGGCCGGCCGGTGAAGGTGTGGCTCAACCGGGACGAGGACATGGCGCGCACCGGCAAGCGCCACCCCTTCTGGGGCCGCTACGACGCGGGCTTCGATGAGACGGGGCGGCTGCTCGCGCTCGTGGTGGAGCTCGTCTCCGATGGTGGGTGGAGCACGGACCTGTCGCGGGCGATCCTCGATCGGGCGCTCTTCCACCTGGACAACGCGTACTTCGTTCCGGAGCTCGAGTTCACCGGCCGGGTGGCGCGCACGAACCTGCCCTCCAACACGGCCTTCCGCGGCTTCGGTGGGCCCCAGGGCATGTTCGTGATGGAGGAGGTGCTCAACCACGCCGCCGAACGGCTCGGCTTGGATCCCGCCAGCGTGCGCGAGCGCAACTACTACCGCGACGCCCCGCACCACCTCGCCCCGTATGGCCAGGCGGTGGTGGGCAACCGCCTGTCGCGGCTGCACTCGGAGCTCATGGCCTCCAGCGACTACGCCCGGCGCCGCGCGGAGATCGAGGCCTTCAATGCCGCCTCGCGCTGGACGAAGCGGGGCATCGGCTTCCAGCCGGTGAAGTTCGGCATCTCCTTCACCACGGGCTTCCTCAATCAGGCCGGGGCGCTGGTGTCGGTGTTCACGGATGGCAGCGTGCAGCTCAACCATGGCGGCACGGAGATGGGGCAGGGGTTGCACACGAAGATGCGGGCCGTGTGCGCGCACGAGCTGGGCGTGCTCCCCGAGCGCGTCCGGGTGATGCACACCGCCACGGACAAGGTGCCCAACACCTCCGCGACGGCGGCCTCCAGTGGCTCGGACCTCAATGGCCAGGCGGTGAAGCAGGCGTGCGAGGTGATTCGCGAGCGGCTGCGCCCGGTGGCCGCGCGGTTGTTGAAGCTGGAGTCGCTCGGGGACCTGGCGGCGATCGCGTTCTCCGGGGGCCAGGTGTTCCACGCCGCGCGTCCCCTGCGCACGGTGCGCTTCGCCGAGGTGGTCCATGCCGCCTACCTGGATCGCGTCTCCCTGTCGGCCACGGGGTACTACGCCACTCCGGACATCACGTATGACCGCTCGACGGGGCGCGGCAAGCCGTTCCACTACTATGCCTTTGGCTCCGCGGTGGTGGAGGTGGAGGTGAGTGGCCTCACCGGTGAGCACCGGGTGCGCCGCGTGGACGTGCTGGAGGACGTGGGCACCTCGCTCGTGCCGAGCATCGATCGGGGCCAGGTGGAGGGCGGCTTCATCCAGGGCCTGGGCTGGCTCACGAGCGAGGAGGTGCTCTTCGACGCGAAGGGTCGGCTCGTCACGCACTCGCCGGACACGTACAAGATTCCGGCGGTGGGGGACGCGCCCGAGGACTTCCGCGTCCACCTGCTGGAGCGTGCGCCCCAGGACAACACGATTCATGGCAGCAAGGCGGTGGGAGAGCCCCCCTTCATGCTGGCCCTGGGGGTGGTGACGGCGCTGCGCCAGGCCATCGCCGCCTTCGGTCCTCCACGCACCCCGGTGTCACTCGCCTCGCCCGCCACGCCCGAGGCCATCCTCCGTGCGGTGGCGGCGGTGAGGGCGGCCAGTTAG
- a CDS encoding alpha/beta hydrolase, protein MSSRHLVDPELLPLLDSFPVMTLARETLAEQRQTAAQLFLSSPKPEVPEVETLERRVPGPAGAPEVRVLVFRPRAAGERRPALLHIHGGGYVMGLPEMSGARNALLAKQLDCVIVSVDYRLAPETPFPGPVEDCYAALKWLHANADGLGVDTRRIAIGGESAGGGLAAALGLLARDRGEISIIFQWLQYPMLDDRTVVRETSPLLGEFVWTRAANRFGWTSLLGREPGGEGISPYASPARAEKLTGLPPTFLNVGSLDLFFEEDLEYARRLASAGVPVELHVYPGGFHGFDVFAQSRLGTRAHHDATEALRRALSRA, encoded by the coding sequence ATGTCGTCCAGACACCTGGTTGATCCCGAGCTGTTGCCCCTGCTGGACTCGTTTCCCGTGATGACGCTGGCGCGCGAGACGCTGGCCGAGCAGCGGCAGACGGCGGCCCAGTTGTTTCTCTCCTCGCCCAAGCCGGAGGTTCCCGAGGTGGAGACCCTCGAGCGCCGCGTTCCGGGTCCAGCGGGAGCACCCGAGGTCCGTGTCCTCGTGTTCAGGCCTCGGGCGGCGGGGGAGCGGCGGCCCGCGCTGCTGCACATCCACGGAGGTGGCTACGTCATGGGCTTGCCCGAGATGTCGGGCGCGCGCAACGCGCTGCTCGCGAAGCAACTCGATTGCGTCATCGTCTCGGTCGACTACCGCCTGGCGCCCGAGACTCCCTTCCCGGGCCCGGTCGAGGACTGTTACGCCGCGCTCAAGTGGCTGCATGCGAATGCCGACGGGCTGGGCGTGGACACGCGGAGGATCGCCATTGGCGGCGAGAGCGCGGGCGGTGGGCTCGCCGCGGCGCTGGGACTGCTCGCGCGTGACCGGGGAGAAATCTCCATCATCTTCCAGTGGCTCCAATACCCCATGCTGGATGACCGGACGGTCGTCCGGGAGACGTCTCCCCTGCTGGGCGAGTTCGTGTGGACGCGGGCCGCGAATCGCTTCGGGTGGACGAGCCTGCTCGGCCGCGAGCCAGGAGGCGAGGGCATCTCTCCCTACGCCTCGCCCGCCCGGGCCGAGAAGCTCACGGGCCTGCCGCCCACCTTCCTCAACGTGGGCTCGTTGGATCTCTTCTTCGAGGAGGACCTCGAGTACGCGCGCCGGCTGGCGAGCGCGGGGGTGCCCGTCGAGTTGCACGTGTACCCGGGCGGATTCCATGGCTTCGATGTGTTCGCCCAGAGCCGCTTGGGAACGCGGGCGCATCACGATGCCACGGAGGCGCTGCGGCGCGCGTTGTCGCGCGCCTGA
- a CDS encoding heme oxygenase (biliverdin-producing) translates to MSPLTELLRRATAEELRAVAGTAFARRLARGTLERGAYVRWLSCLQAIYAELEWALMWHRQHPVVGPLCLPELWCNELLQDDLRALLGPGWYASARRQDAAPTVERLGLLCDEAPELLAAHAWALYATALPGQGQTGGGLARALGLRGSTGTVFLRHATHLDGEAYRAHLLDTLDQLTLSASAREALLHESSRAVRSVYALFEVLGRGLPQERQAREESRSGWLQSLTPLRGAFGA, encoded by the coding sequence ATGAGCCCCCTGACGGAGTTGCTGCGGCGGGCCACCGCCGAGGAGCTGCGCGCGGTGGCGGGGACGGCGTTCGCCCGGAGGCTCGCGCGTGGAACGCTGGAGCGCGGCGCCTATGTGCGCTGGCTGTCCTGCCTCCAGGCCATCTACGCGGAGCTGGAGTGGGCCCTCATGTGGCACCGCCAGCACCCGGTGGTGGGCCCGCTGTGCCTGCCCGAGCTGTGGTGCAACGAGCTGCTGCAGGACGACCTGCGCGCCCTGCTGGGCCCGGGCTGGTACGCGAGCGCGCGCCGCCAGGACGCGGCCCCCACCGTGGAGCGGCTGGGGCTGCTGTGCGACGAGGCGCCGGAGTTGCTCGCCGCGCATGCCTGGGCGCTCTACGCGACGGCGCTGCCCGGACAGGGACAGACAGGCGGCGGCCTCGCCCGGGCACTCGGACTGCGGGGCTCGACGGGGACGGTCTTCCTGCGCCACGCCACCCACCTGGATGGCGAGGCCTACCGCGCGCACCTGCTCGACACGTTGGATCAGCTGACCCTGAGCGCGAGCGCGCGCGAGGCGCTCCTCCACGAGTCCTCGCGCGCGGTACGAAGCGTGTATGCGCTCTTCGAGGTGCTGGGCCGCGGCCTGCCCCAGGAGAGGCAAGCGCGCGAGGAGAGCCGAAGCGGGTGGCTCCAGTCCCTCACGCCCCTGCGCGGCGCGTTCGGGGCCTAG
- a CDS encoding GNAT family N-acetyltransferase, giving the protein MLLTAPLTTSRLLLREFEEEDWRATHPYESDPEVMRYQFHDVRTPEESRDYIRRVRALALETPRRVYDLAVVTREGGRLIGRCGMRITDAEQREGTLWYILHRSEWGRGYITEAAGALLDFAFGPLGLHRMFGDCDPRNPGSFRVMEKLGMRREAHFRENAFIKGEWCDSLIYAVLDHEWRARAAARVGG; this is encoded by the coding sequence ATGTTGCTGACCGCTCCGCTGACCACGTCCCGGCTGTTGCTGCGCGAGTTCGAGGAAGAGGACTGGCGCGCCACCCACCCCTACGAGTCCGACCCCGAGGTGATGCGCTACCAGTTCCATGACGTGCGCACGCCGGAGGAGAGCCGGGACTACATCCGCCGCGTGAGGGCCCTGGCGCTCGAGACGCCCCGGCGGGTGTATGACCTGGCGGTGGTGACGCGCGAGGGGGGGCGGCTCATCGGGCGCTGCGGCATGCGCATCACCGATGCCGAGCAGCGCGAGGGCACGCTCTGGTACATCCTCCATCGCTCCGAGTGGGGCCGGGGCTACATCACCGAGGCCGCTGGAGCGCTGCTGGACTTCGCCTTCGGCCCGCTGGGCCTGCACCGCATGTTCGGCGACTGCGATCCGCGCAATCCCGGCTCCTTCCGGGTGATGGAGAAGCTGGGCATGCGCCGCGAGGCGCACTTCCGGGAGAACGCCTTCATCAAGGGCGAGTGGTGTGACTCGCTCATCTACGCGGTGCTGGACCATGAGTGGCGGGCCCGGGCGGCGGCCCGCGTGGGCGGGTAG
- a CDS encoding pseudouridine synthase, translating into MARKPKVPRWLEAARRRQAPVPEGERAEWLARALGRAGVLPRVEAERAIREGRVEVDGRVERDPFAPVHARGEVRLDGRPCALGARTRVLMFHKPAGVVVHGSDPEGVGTVFERLRDVLPPELRGYEWYAVGRLDRDTTGLLLFTNEERLVAHATSPETHLPKRYVAGVEGLPSEAALHRLREGLVLDDGPTRPAEARLRAPGCVELVLTEGRHHQVKRMLAAVGHPVRELHREAVGQVSLNVQAGGWRELSESEVAEGLGFAPGSASSSDTVTKR; encoded by the coding sequence ATGGCGAGGAAGCCGAAGGTGCCCCGGTGGTTGGAGGCCGCGCGCCGGCGTCAGGCGCCGGTGCCCGAGGGAGAGCGCGCGGAGTGGCTGGCCCGGGCGTTGGGCCGGGCGGGGGTGTTGCCCCGGGTGGAGGCGGAGCGGGCCATTCGCGAGGGGCGGGTGGAGGTGGACGGGCGGGTGGAGCGGGATCCCTTCGCGCCGGTGCATGCGCGCGGCGAGGTCCGGCTGGACGGGCGGCCGTGCGCGCTGGGGGCGCGGACGCGGGTGCTGATGTTCCACAAGCCGGCGGGCGTGGTGGTGCACGGCAGCGATCCCGAGGGCGTGGGGACCGTCTTCGAGCGGCTGCGGGACGTGCTCCCGCCGGAGCTGCGGGGCTACGAGTGGTACGCGGTGGGGCGGTTGGACCGTGACACCACGGGCCTGCTGCTCTTCACCAACGAGGAGCGGCTGGTGGCGCACGCGACGTCGCCGGAGACGCACCTGCCCAAGCGCTACGTGGCGGGGGTGGAGGGCCTGCCCTCGGAGGCCGCGCTCCATCGGCTGCGCGAGGGGCTCGTGCTCGACGACGGTCCGACGCGGCCGGCCGAGGCGCGGTTGCGCGCTCCCGGGTGCGTGGAGCTGGTGCTCACGGAGGGCCGGCACCATCAGGTGAAGCGGATGCTCGCGGCGGTAGGGCACCCGGTGCGCGAGCTGCACCGCGAGGCGGTGGGTCAGGTGTCCCTGAACGTGCAGGCGGGAGGCTGGCGCGAGCTGTCGGAGTCCGAGGTGGCGGAGGGGCTCGGCTTCGCACCGGGGAGCGCGAGCAGCTCGGACACGGTCACGAAGCGGTAG